The genomic window gtctttcactccccttcccttactattgtaagccgccctgagtcccctcagggaaaagggcggcctataaatgctaaataaaatctaaaaaaatttaaaatcatCCAAATCACGTGTGAGGAGgcactgcaacagttgtaagtgcgaGAGCCAATCGTAAGTCAGTTTTTCAGTacacttgtaactttgaacagtcactaaacaaatgatcttaaattgaggcctacctgtagtggttttatataaataatctaTGGATATGGAGTATGGATCTTTGTGAACCTGCATTCTCATTGTTCTTTGGACAGAAGTCCTAAGGCATATAGCAactcttttcttgcagatgatcCTCTGAACATTTCAAAGGCCACTTTTCAGTGAAAAAGCTGACCAAAACTCACTAAAAATAATCCTCCAATTTAGTTTTGTAAAAAGCAGATTGTCAAATCTGTTAATGGTATATAGGAAGTCTGTAATTACCAATAGAGTGGGTGGTTTTTAGGGTTTTCTTTTACACATGTATTTTAACTGCTTCTGATGTAGACCTCAAAATAACTATGTTAAGAATGAACAAACAACAGTCAGACAGATAAAAATATACTAACAGATGCATTGGAAAGATGTTAAATTGAAGTGAGCTAACATACAAGTTTAAAACATTTTCCACCACTTCCAATTTTACTCTTTCCGTACCTTAACAAGATAATTGTCATCAAATGGACACTTTAACTTTTGGAATAAAATGCTTCTAGAAGAATCTGCAATGTGATACCAGTTAATTTTGATTAGGTAAATCAGCCTTCTCCAAGTTGACATCTTTACCTTCTTGtgggtaaaaaaatatatattctattaaGGATTTGGTTATAAAGTGTACATAGTCAGGATGAGGCGAGTCCACTTTTGTGTATTTGAAAATCAGTGTTTCATTTTGAAGGGGCTTCAGCTTTATTTAATCCTATGCCACTAAGAATTCATTTTAGAGTAGCATTTTGTAATCAAGTGCTATGCAGATTGtaatggatttcagctcccaaagGCCATGCTAGCTAACTAAGATTTATGGCATTTGAAATCCAACACACCTAGAGCATACAACGTTGGAACGCTTGAACAAGAAAGAATATAACAAGTTTTCAGAAGAGAATCATGCCTCTGTCTTCCTTAAAAGACTCATCTAGTACTGCTATAAGAGATGCACTAAATTTCAGATTTTCAGACAGAGCTTAGATTCTGTTGTTTAGGAGTTACAGCGAATTTATTGTGAAATATCACGTCAGCTTCCCCACCTGAGTGTAGACatagtatgattttttttttattatgtcaGCAGGAGGTATAATTAATTGTATTGGAAGAACTGTCCAATATATACCATTTGGAGAAACAGTAATATAATGTGAGgttatagtaataataatgccatcaatatgaaataataattatactatgccagcttagtatcattgGCATATTTCTTGACAAACAGCTGCTACTCTTAAGCACCCTTCATATACTTTTCTTATGAATATGTTCATTTACCTTTTATGTCATTAGATAGCACCCATCCATCTGAGCTGAGACTTAATTTTACAATTAAGGAAAATTGGGAATTCTAGGAACTACATCTCCCAAGTGATTAAATTTTACCAAggagcaaaagcaatagcaaaacGCAAATtgttttcaggggaaaaaaatcttgcttTCCTGTAACATGAAATTCTAAGATCTTAAGCCTCGAAGACCTCAGGGTTTCCATACTGGTGGCAAAGCCTTTCTGATATCTAGTAACCTCCCATCATGCCTATATTTCCCAGAAACCAAATCCTTAAGACCAATTAAGAGAAGCAAAGAGTGACAAACAAGCTGCCAAATTGTATACTTCGCCTCAAGAAGCCTAGGACATGCTGAAAATCCCATGGATGTTCCCACAATAGCACATTTTAGGCCTATAAAAAATGAAGACAGGAAAACCTCAAAGACCCAGAGGTCAAGATGATGGAAAACCTTTGTCTGAAATCTTTATGCTTTAGAAGAAGAAACTGATTTACTTGTTTGGTCTAGAACATGAGTCCCCTGTCTGGACTACTATCAGGCTGCGgcatgcaaacaagcgaagccgcATCCTCaggatacagattaacagagttggaagggaccttataggtcatctagtccaaccccacccctgctcaagcaggagatcctacaccatttctgacacatggcagtccaatctcttcttgaaagtctcaagtaataaagcccccacaacttccgaaccTAAAgtacaacagaaaaaaaatgggatgcCAAGCACATAGTTTGTATACCGGGGATAAACAGCTTCATAAATTATTGTAGTCACTGTTGcacatttctattttctttttctctcaattGTAACGGCTCATGCTTTAGACATCCTTAGGCTTTACTGTGGCTTCAGATTCAAACATTCTAGTTATAATCTTGATGGGTTTCATTTGATGGCAGTCCATTTTCTCTGAATGCAGAATTTTCCTAAAACAGTTTTTTATGCCACAGTatgagaatattatattttccctgctTGAAATAGAAATGTACAATTCTGCAAAATTCAGTCTGGGGTAATTGAGCAAAATAATACAGTGAGCAGTATATTGCACGATTGTAGATGAATTAATAATTTTCTGATCCTCATGGAATCCTTTATGTGAATGTTTAATTATGTACAATAACTAAATAGTGCAAAACAAATGAGACTTTAATTATGTATAGAAAGAATCATTATGTCTCACTTTATAATGTGTCAATTCATTACAACTACTATTTGCTTGTTGCAGATTAAGTGCTGTTGCTGTTTATCATTGGCAGAAAAAACAATCAAGATTCGTGTGACTTTTAACAAAttccaatacacacacacacacacacacacacacacacacacacagacttatATAGAACTGTATCCAATTAATTGTTGTCCCTAAGATAACATTTTTCATTAGGATGATTTGTTCATCTCTTTATAGTCCTTTTACATGCAGATTAGGAAATTGGGGACTATCCAGATTGAGAAGGGACTGGAAATGATACAGggaaagacagaaaataaaagttgTACTATATAAAAGGAAGACTGATAGCACAGTATTGGAATTCATTTGTTgcatttctcctttcctccatTGCAGCTCCATGCCAACTGTCTTCTCCCCAACCTAAAGTTATGAGGTTAGAAATCCACCAACATACTGAGATGGGAGTTACCACTTGGCCCAGTTCAAAGTTGAAAAGCTCAGGAAAGGAGCTACCTAAGTAACAGGAAGTTGCTACACCAGCAAAATCTCTAACTTGCTTATATCTCCCAACTCCACTATCTGTTTTTTACAGCtaagaaaaataattcaaaagagttcagtaaaatataaataggATCTGCTAAATTATAGAGCTAAAGGCAGTTTTGTGTATTTATTGATAATGGAGAGAAACCTGTCATCCTAGTGCAACAAAAGAAGTTTGGGCCATGCACTGGTCAACATGTCAGGACTAGTTAACATTTGGATGGAAATCCAAGAGTATAGGTTAGACTAGGAAGACAGAAAACATCCTAGAAGAAGGCAGTGACAAAGCACCTTGGTGCATGGATGTGTTTCTGTCACCAGGAGCTGAGCCCAACCTAAAGGAGactttaatttatattattatattacctTGCTTTATAGTAATAATAGGAGAAAAGACTCATGTTAGCCAGTTGCTGGTGTATTAGAACTTTTTTCCCATCCTTGTTCGCCTGTGCTTACACTATTTCTCATTTTATGATTTTAAGGTTGCCAGAGTTTAGGACAGGAAAATTAGCTAAAAAGAGATGACTGCTGTGGATGATGTGGGATAAATACCATTTTCTGGTactatagaaaatagaaaatattgtcATTATATTTGTGAACTTACTGTATGTGCATTAAAGCAAACTTATtctaagtaactttttttttgtgTATAAGGAAGCTTCCACTCGTCTTTTcacaaatgtctttaaaaaaatattattccatattataaaaaatagcaatagttgggcaaatcagaaaaaaaaaatttaatccaaCCAAGTCATAAAAGTCAGTaacccatttgtttgaaattaaacaATTTCaacccatttgtttgaaattaaacaATTTCaacccatttgtttgaaattaaacaTCTGTAGGGCTTGGGAGACAAAAGACAAAATCTATATCATAATACAATCGCTGTGACTTACATACTTGTATCTGATGCCAGTTGTAAGCATACAATTATGGCATTTGTATGCTGATGTCACCAGCTATACATCATtttggcaacatttgctgtaGATGTTCCTTCTGTGAAGTCTGTCTACAAATAAACAGGACAATTCCACATAGCGATAGTCTGAGGAACtcaacatttttaaattaatggAATTCAATACAGTAATCTCTCCATAAGAAATAAGAAGGTTCCATGTTTCTCGTATTATATATAATAACATAGACTGTAAATTGCATATGGATGTGAATTAGGCAAATAATGCATCATATTATGCCAATGGGACAGTCACTATCTATTATGATTCAGAAAAATTACTATCTTCAGTTTTCAACTTTACGTTTTCATTTActcctttatttttcttattttctattttcattaccatagaaagagagaagaggggatgTGAGTGATTCAAcagaatttttcaaaataaaagaaaatgtttcattttggaaGTTTATACTATTAACTTGTTTTTGTCATTCATATGTTTACCatttgtcatatatatatatcaagatcacataataaatatttttatttggtatAAAAGTAAAGAATTATTTGATGCCTAGATATTCATATTAAGGAAAGTGACCTGATCTCTGCTCCCCACTGTAGCTCGGGTTAATTTCTGAAACCTTTTCCTGATATTTGGCAGACTTTCAAGAACATCTTTTTAAATGTGGTAGGTGAGGGAGATAATCGAGGCAAATATTTCTGTATGAGTCACAAAAGTTATTTtcgtggaggggaggggggttgattCAACTTAAGCTTACAATAGCCATGCACCTTaacttaaatttaatttttacaactctatttgaatttattattgGATTCTGTCTAGCAGAGGGTAAAGAAAAAAGAGGGCTGGGACTCagtcataaaatattaaaaatgaagctCACGTGACCATAACCACATCTTTCCAAAATGTCATTTTCTTAGGAGTCATGGTTCTCAGATTTTGGACATATTCTATATATTAGACCATATGAACCAAtttttggttcaaaaattgttgtcctatgatataccatttcatacaattAAGATTATGCCAACAGGTTTTAGAACTACATATAAACAAAGTTTaggttattacttttatttttgctttaaaaattaccatatttttcggagtagaagatgcactggtgtataagacacaccaagattttgaagaggcaaattttttttaaaaagtttttgcactctgcagacctcccaaaaactgcccatttttcgtgaaaacaggcctgttttttgccccaaaaaagggcatacacagcctttaggaggcttatagagtgctcttgggggctggggggcaaaaaccagcctgttttttgctcatttttgccctccccagcccccaggaacactctggaagcctcctaaaggctttgccTATTTGCAAAATGGGCGGAGTGAatcctgtattcagtgtataagacacacccagattttcagcctcttttttgagggaaaagggtgagtcttattctccaaaaaatacagtagttcttttttcctcctgcctttattatttttttaataattgtgtcaaggtggcaaacatatataATATTCCTTTCCTTCTTGTATTTTCCCCACCTGTGAGGTCGGTGAGTTTAAAGCgagtgactggccccaagtcacccacaaagctttcatgcctgagatgggaTTGGAACTCATAGACTCCtggttctagcctggtgccttaaccataaGACCAAACTGAGATATAAATTCTTATTGTGATTCATACCTTGCAAATTATTATTAACTAATATAATTTGCCTCATCTCTTCATGGGACTTTTCTTTGCTCTTCTTGCAGGGGTTATGTCTTTGATTATGATTATTACAGAGATGATTTCTACAATCGGTATGTGTACTTTTGTTCCTGCCTTTGCATGTATGAactgcattttttatttattataagaGATTGGGAAGAGAGCATTAATTTTCTCAGGAAATCACCAGGAGTTGTGAGAGATTTGAACTGGGTCTATGGGAAAGACATTTTAGATAGatcctttagatcaggggtgtccaaacttgggaactttaaggcttgtggacttcaatagttggctggggaattctgggagttgaagtccacatgtcttaaagtttccGAGTTTGGACACCCTTGCTTTAGATGAAAGGATAAACTTGTTTCAATATATATGTTGATGTACATTTTTAATAGTCTTAATTACAGTTAAGTTTAAATAtccttaaataaattaaatagttatagttagttacttatatgtaaaacattttttctcaATTTAATAAGCTGTCAGCTGTTGTTGTTTTATCTTTTGGACAAGGTTTTCACTCAGCCAAGCTCTCCTAGCCATGAAAAGAGCTTTGAGCTCTTTAGCTCTTCAAGCTACAGAACTTCGCTGGTAGTTGTGCTGGGAAGTCTGTGTGCATATAAATATTAGTACAGCATATTAACACCATTATGGAAAAAGACAAGCCAGGCTTAGGTAAAATTTTCAAACACATAAACTACAAATCAGAAATACAGTATTTCTGTATTGGCATTTCCCGTTGATTTATCATATATATGTAGATCATTTGGGAGCATATTTACCCATAAACAATTCTAACTTGTTCCAGGAATGTATGCACAGAATTATGCAGGTTTATCTAATGACAACCATATGTTTAAAACCAATATGATTTGAAATTGGTAGTATGATATCAGTGGAAATAATGTTTTTCATCCTATAAACAGTTAAAATTTGATTAGAAGTTAATGAAACTGTACCAAGGAAAGACATTTCCTCTATCAAGGAAAGACATTTAGATAAAGACTTTTATCGTTCTCCAAAATACTTGAAGTTCTTAATCATTCTCTTTGTGAGTTAGAAGTACTTCTGTTTATTTGTTAAGATAAGATCAGCTTAGTTTTGTGTTCTTTATATGTGTAGATATTATGGAAGGTCATGATGTCTGAGAGTACGGCAAATTGTAAACCAAACACATCTGCAAGGGAAAGTGGAAttgctttttatattttcataattAGTTGgctgaaataaaattatttagagAAAATGCAACATACTGACtgtaatgaaatataaatatgctTATTGATGAATtcttgaaatataatttaactcTAATTAAACCTTTTGAGATATTGGAGGTCAGTTTTCTAATGAGAAAGAGCAGAATTTAGTATGGAAAATGTATCTAACATAAAATTACAATTCAACATTCCGAAGCCTCTGTTTCTATTTCTCTTAAGGTTATTTGATTACCACAGCCGGGTTCCTGCCCCACCTCGTGCTGTGATTCCATTGAAACGCCCACGAGTAACAGTCACAGCAACTCGCAGAGGAAAAGGAGTCTTTTCCATGAAAGGAACATCAAGGTCTACATCAAGTGGAGCTTCTTCATCAGGATCAAAATGTGAGTTCATGCATACATTGTGAACTAACTTCTTtggttttaaaaataaccaaGGGTAATTACATGTGTAGGTGACTATCCACCCTCccaaaatgtttgttttattagCAGTATATTATTTAGTTAACAGAAGATGTGTTCctcctaaaaataataataataatatatcattttattattgctgttctattcttttttcactttcagtGAAATCAGATGAATTGCAGACAATCAAGAAGGAATTAACGCAGATCAAAACAAAAATTGATTCTTTGCTAGGGAGACTGGAGAAGATTGAAAAGCAGCAGAAAGCTCAATCAGGTAGAAGAAAATTGCCTATAACTCTTAGTAACTCATTAAAACATGAATCaatctactgtaaaatcaattatATTGTCATTTGAGGTTGGAGATAGGTACCAGTGAATATTTTGAGGTGTTTAAATTAAAGTGTCTTAAGTTTTAAAACTTTGAGTTTAAATTAAGGCATTTAAGTTTTCTTCAATTTTAGAGTTAGGTGTAAacctaaaaattgaagaaaaccTTGAACATTCTATCACGATCCACCAgttaaaattaaattcaaaagGCAATTTATTTTGAAACTCTCTCTGGTGAGAAAGAAGCAACAATAAAATCACAGTTTTACTGTGACGCAgattatatatacagtacatccaatctgggttggttgccaggaccagaagtttagtcttccaagccAGAGTCTTCAGACTCGTGTTGGAGCCCTTCTTAGGGgacttctctctcaccagaatgttCCAGAATGAGAATGTTTTGGTGAGAAAGAAGTTCCCTAAGgttgggctccagcacaagtctaaAGACTccagcttggaagactaaacctctggtcctggcaACCGACCAGATTGGATGTATTTATAATCTGCATCATAGGAAACTGCTTTTTTAAGTGTTTTTCTGAATAGAAGAGACAATATTTAAACTGATTCATGAGTTTGAGATTGAGTCAATTGATTTCATGAGAGACCAGTCGATTAGTAGAGTTTCTTCAAAACATTTGGCTGTTTCTTCTGCTTATTTGAGATTAAATCTTGATTCACTGGAGTTCATATCTAGCTAGATGTAATGTTAATGTGATTCCctctttaccaaaaaaaaaaaaaaaaacaccatacaaTGTCTTGTACATATTTGGATTAATCTCTATGGGACTGTTTGCAAGACAGTGCAAAAAATGTTCTGTTGTCCAGTGGAATTAAAAGATGGGAACAAATTGGCTAAATAATTCaacagtataaaataaaataaaatggaaatagaaaaggaatgaaaGCAATATCTAAAAGTGAAACAGTTCACAATTAGAACTAAATAAGATACCTTTATGCATCCTTTAATGAAATCTGTAACAGTATCTCTTAAAAAATCAATGCCACTATTAGCAATGGCAACAGGtgttgtgctagtcattcctgattctagggggcagtgcgcatcttcgtttcaaagctgaagagccagcgctgtctgaagacgtctctgtggtcatgtggccggcacgactaaatgccaaaggaacacggaacgctgttacctttctacCAAaaatgatccctatttttctacttgcattttttctgttttcaaattgctagactgacagaagctgggacaagtaatgattcactccgttacgcgaccctagggattcaaactgccgaactggtgacctttctgattgacaagctcagcgtcttagccactgagccatcgcatccctctTAAGCCCATGCTTATAGAGCATATTTAAAATAGACCTTTTCTAAGAAGTTACTCTGTAGTCACCATTCTTATTCTTAGGACAATAAATtgctcaatatcttttttttttttttttttgcactcttttattttcttcccaaACATTTACTCATGGCAGTTAACAGAATTGTTTTCCCCTGGACTAGATTTAATCAGaatattatacattttttttctccaaaactcATCTCTGGTTCTCTGTTATCACTGTTCATATTAAAATAAACTGTTTATCCACATTATCTCAACTTTCATTGTCTCCAGATGATAGAGAAGGGACCTCTATACTAACATATAGTCTACTCCCTTCTATTAAATTAATGTCTAAAAGTTAATTAACTTTGTGGTTTGATTGATAAATATGCTATTAATTATTATGATATTCTGACATAAATGTGATAATGCCATGCAAGTGGAATTATATGGTAATTTGTATATTGCAGAAGTCCAAAAGAAACAAATAGAAGACTGTGTAGAGTTGATCCAAGAAGAATGCATATCAGAGAATGCGGACAACTCTACAGAAGAGCCTATTGAAGGAGGGCTGGATGGGGATGGAGAAGAAATGACAGATGGGATAGAGGAAGATTTTGATGAGGATGGTAGTAATGAGCTGGTAAGAAATTACAAGTGTCCTAGTACAGTAAAGAAATAATGTTTTTCATCCTATAAACAGTTAAAATTGGGGAAAAGGggaaacagaataacaagaggtGGCTACCATGTTCCatcttgagagaccacctcctgccaattacctcccttcgaccaatcagatcccacagattaggcctcctcccgattccatcagctagccaatgtcgactgtcgacccccccgggggagggccttttctgtggctgctccggccctctggaacaatctccccgtggagattcggaccctcaccacccttcaggctttccgcaaagccgttaagacctggctgttccggcaggcctggggctgatgagttcccagccccacttgaattgctgcgATTGTTGGGTAGTTTTTTAATCTGTCTTTATTCTGTTTTTGTCTTGTTcgtttttgtattgccccctccccatgtgtttgttcgccgccctgagtccccctgggaatagggcggcatacaagtttaataaatacaaatatcttCCAATTTAATCTACAGTAGTAGAGTGATTATAACCATTCTCTGGTATAtccacaataaataaaaacacttttttgttgctttataatctccattttaaaataataggaaatgaattttatacctttaatgcaattctttatTGCTTACCAGTATAGGGTTTTCAAGCATTATTCCAAAGGTTAAGTAAATAATATCACCTTCCTTCAAAAAAAGGTCACTGTATGGATAATTCTTCTAAAATCTTTAACCTAACCCACCAATTGCatctctactttataaatcaaATAACAAGTGCTTAAGTTGACTATAATGCCAGTAAGTAATTTGGGATAAATCAAActaatttttaaattctttgtgatATTAAAATGGCTTCCTTAGATGTAAGTTGATCCAAAGTAACCTTGTATCAGATGTAGCTTAcaccaaaatttatttttaaactgagATTATCCCACAGGAGAGGTTTACACAAGTAaccataaaaacatattttatatattgtatgTGTCCTGCAAAATAAAAGTTAGCATTGGATTTGATCCCATTCAAATAGCCAGGATTTCAGTGAGGTCAATAATATCTCTTGAACTGAGGAGCTAAGTTATAAGATTCTTATTCCAAAACTGTCCAAAACTAGCATAAATCACCCAGAGACACTGGGAGTTAGAAGCATATTaacttaaaatattattattagtgACAAATCTGAAAAATGTGGAAAATTAAATGTACATTTGTCCGCTGATACTTATGTATACAATATACTCTCAAGATGTGTTGTCAAAACtgaaaattacttttaaaaaataatgatagaATAAATTTGGTGAACCTCTCAAAATATAAATTAACTTTCAAAATATATTCATTGCAATCACATATTTCTTATCTAAAATGCTCAGAGGAATTCTGAGCCATCTGTCTATCTTCAACAAAAGAGGGATGAGTATAGAGCTCACCATAAAGTGTTTTTAAGTAGAAGAAAGATTTGTGGTTACAAATAATTGAATTCCCCTCCCACCTTCTCATTCTACCTCAGTATTTGGTAGTTTGTTATCTTCAGCACCCTGAATCATTCACAAAGCAATGAGGTCTGATTTTATGCTATTTCCTGAAGTTCCTGCTTTGCCTCATTAAACTACAGATTTGCCCCTACTCAAAATTTAGATTCAGCCAAATCCAACACACATTGCTCAAATTGTATTGGCTCAGCTCTTATTGATGGCCAAAGAAAGCCTG from Thamnophis elegans isolate rThaEle1 chromosome 8, rThaEle1.pri, whole genome shotgun sequence includes these protein-coding regions:
- the RALYL gene encoding RNA-binding Raly-like protein, whose protein sequence is MTGKTQTSNVTNKNDPKSINSRVFIGNLNTAIVKKGDIEAIFAKYGKIVGCSVHKGYAFVQYMSERHARAAVAGENARIIAGQPLDINMAGEPKPYRPKLGTKRPLSALYRLESKEPFLSVGGYVFDYDYYRDDFYNRLFDYHSRVPAPPRAVIPLKRPRVTVTATRRGKGVFSMKGTSRSTSSGASSSGSKLKSDELQTIKKELTQIKTKIDSLLGRLEKIEKQQKAQSEVQKKQIEDCVELIQEECISENADNSTEEPIEGGLDGDGEEMTDGIEEDFDEDGSNELVRNYKCPSTVKK